The following are from one region of the Lacinutrix sp. Bg11-31 genome:
- the rlmD gene encoding 23S rRNA (uracil(1939)-C(5))-methyltransferase RlmD, giving the protein MARKNKRKQVFTNVEVFDTAAKGKSVAKAPDGKVIFLPNAVPGDVVDVQTFKKRKAYYEGKATVFHTLSDKRTEAACEHYGVCGGCKWQDMAYEHQLFYKQKEVTNNLIRIGHIELPEITPIKAAAEQYFYRNKMEFSFSDSRWLTLDEIQSDEDLGDRNALGFHIPGMWDKILDVKKCHLQADPSNAIRNTIKDFAIENGLEFFNTRNQTGLLRTLMLRTSSTGDIMVLVQFFKEDKEKRELLLNHVAETFPQITSLQYVVNEKANDTIYDQDVICYKGQDHIFEEMEGLKFKINAKSFYQTNSAQAFELYKLTREFANLKGDELVYDLYTGTGTIAQFVAKQAKKVVGVESVPDAITAAKENAKFNGIDNVEFYVGDMKNVFNQEFINTHGQPDVIITDPPRDGMHKDVVKQILNVAPEKVVYVSCNSATQARDLELMDAIYKVTKTQAVDMFPQTHHVENIVLLEKR; this is encoded by the coding sequence ATGGCAAGAAAGAATAAAAGAAAGCAAGTTTTTACAAATGTTGAAGTTTTTGACACTGCAGCAAAAGGAAAATCGGTAGCAAAAGCACCAGATGGGAAAGTAATTTTCCTACCAAATGCAGTACCTGGAGATGTTGTAGATGTACAAACATTTAAAAAACGTAAAGCTTATTACGAAGGTAAAGCAACTGTTTTTCATACACTAAGTGATAAAAGAACAGAAGCTGCTTGCGAACATTACGGTGTTTGTGGTGGTTGTAAATGGCAAGATATGGCTTACGAGCATCAACTATTTTACAAGCAAAAGGAAGTTACCAATAATTTAATTAGAATTGGACATATAGAATTACCTGAAATAACACCTATAAAAGCTGCTGCAGAACAGTATTTTTATAGAAACAAAATGGAATTCTCTTTTAGTGATAGCCGTTGGTTAACACTTGATGAAATACAAAGTGACGAAGATTTAGGCGATAGAAATGCTCTAGGTTTTCATATTCCAGGAATGTGGGACAAAATATTAGATGTAAAGAAATGTCATTTACAAGCAGATCCATCTAACGCTATTAGAAATACCATTAAAGACTTTGCTATAGAAAATGGTCTTGAGTTTTTTAACACTAGAAACCAGACTGGATTACTACGTACTTTAATGTTGCGTACCTCTTCAACTGGAGATATAATGGTGTTGGTTCAGTTTTTTAAAGAAGATAAAGAAAAACGTGAGTTGTTATTAAATCATGTAGCAGAGACTTTTCCGCAGATAACGTCTTTACAATATGTTGTTAACGAAAAAGCTAACGATACTATTTACGATCAAGACGTAATTTGCTATAAAGGACAAGACCACATTTTTGAGGAAATGGAAGGCTTGAAATTTAAAATTAATGCCAAATCTTTCTACCAAACAAATTCTGCACAAGCTTTCGAATTGTATAAGCTTACACGTGAATTTGCTAATTTAAAAGGAGACGAACTGGTTTACGATTTATATACAGGAACAGGAACCATAGCACAGTTTGTTGCCAAACAAGCTAAAAAGGTTGTTGGTGTAGAGTCTGTACCAGATGCTATTACTGCTGCAAAAGAGAATGCAAAATTTAATGGTATTGATAACGTTGAATTTTATGTAGGTGACATGAAAAACGTCTTCAACCAGGAATTTATAAATACACATGGACAACCAGATGTTATTATTACAGATCCTCCAAGAGATGGTATGCACAAAGACGTTGTTAAACAAATATTAAACGTTGCGCCAGAAAAAGTAGTTTACGTAAGTTGCAATAGCGCAACCCAAGCTAGAGACTTAGAATTAATGGATGCCATTTATAAAGTAACAAAAACGCAGGCAGTAGATATGTTTCCACAAACTCATCATGTAGAAAATATTG
- a CDS encoding RNA polymerase sigma factor, producing MKINKRLDARLVEEYRSGNQEALAALVKRWHLIFCNKAFWLVKDADASKDIAQDTWQTIINKIDTLKDVSTFGNWALCIVYSKSLDVLRLRSATLHQQNDVSKEQIANNELDDEKLVVKNQLLKAINNLPAQQQIVVRLFYLEECSLKEISKTLQITVGTAKSRLFYAREKLRLTLKNNNYEK from the coding sequence TTGAAAATAAATAAACGTTTAGATGCAAGATTGGTCGAAGAATATCGATCTGGAAATCAAGAAGCTCTTGCTGCTTTGGTAAAACGTTGGCACCTTATTTTCTGTAACAAAGCTTTTTGGCTTGTTAAAGATGCAGATGCTTCAAAAGATATTGCGCAAGATACTTGGCAGACTATAATTAATAAAATTGATACTTTAAAAGATGTTTCTACTTTTGGTAATTGGGCTTTATGTATTGTCTATTCTAAATCTTTAGATGTGTTGCGTTTAAGAAGTGCAACATTGCATCAACAAAATGATGTTTCTAAAGAACAGATTGCAAATAATGAACTAGATGATGAAAAACTAGTAGTGAAAAATCAGCTTTTAAAAGCAATAAATAATCTTCCAGCGCAACAACAAATAGTTGTTAGGTTATTTTATTTAGAAGAATGCTCCCTTAAAGAGATTAGTAAAACATTACAAATTACTGTAGGAACAGCAAAATCAAGATTGTTTTATGCTAGAGAAAAATTAAGATTAACATTAAAAAATAATAACTATGAAAAATAA